A genomic window from Slackia heliotrinireducens DSM 20476 includes:
- the rsmD gene encoding 16S rRNA (guanine(966)-N(2))-methyltransferase RsmD, which produces MRVIAGEFKGRRLKAPEGMGTRPTIDRVKESVVSSIYSARGGLDDAVVLDAFAGSGGLGIECLSRGAKTALFYEYDRKAQRALRENIDMLKLQAGRARIVQSDVLKRPPTVVAMPFDVVLLDPPYAYDLQVIVDFLRTLRDAKALADGAIVSYEHDSSCALAPVLERSGLDMDILTTKRFGGTTIDICRIACPDEEE; this is translated from the coding sequence GTGCGCGTCATCGCAGGTGAATTCAAGGGCCGCCGCCTGAAGGCCCCCGAGGGCATGGGCACCAGGCCCACCATCGACCGCGTGAAGGAATCGGTCGTCAGCTCCATCTACTCCGCTCGGGGCGGGCTGGACGACGCCGTGGTTCTGGACGCCTTCGCCGGCAGCGGGGGGCTGGGAATCGAATGCTTGTCCCGCGGTGCGAAAACCGCCCTGTTCTACGAGTACGACCGCAAGGCCCAACGTGCCTTGCGCGAGAACATCGACATGCTCAAGCTGCAGGCGGGGCGTGCCCGCATCGTGCAATCCGATGTGCTCAAGCGTCCGCCCACGGTGGTCGCCATGCCCTTCGACGTGGTGCTGCTGGACCCTCCGTACGCCTACGACCTGCAGGTCATCGTCGATTTCCTGCGAACGTTGCGTGATGCGAAGGCCCTGGCCGACGGAGCCATTGTCAGCTACGAGCACGATTCATCCTGTGCTCTTGCCCCCGTTCTGGAACGAAGCGGGCTTGATATGGATATACTTACTACGAAACGGTTCGGCGGCACGACCATCGACATCTGCCGAATCGCATGTCCGGATGAGGAGGAATGA
- the recG gene encoding ATP-dependent DNA helicase RecG — MQDRLAATLELDAPVTSVSGVSSGRAAGLSRLGIRTVRDLLQHFPHRYVDMSRISTIEGAGIGDSVTIVGTIHEVRLKRPRPRLSLTEVTIVDGTGTLIATFFRQPWIAKTLKTGTRVSVAGTLEFNYGYKRMTAPFLDVLEDDQNPMSGQIVPVHHATGKVTPGIMRLIVRNAVDSAWGAYDPLPLELRTKYRLMSRSNAYRSIHFPQDMRDVHQARRRLAYEEVLMLQMHMLMSARDRQDDGPAHEHVFDGPYSEALMKALPFSLTSDQERAVAEIQMRMAQPKVMSHMLLGDVGTGKTAVAGFAIAAAADARFQTFMMAPTEVLATQYAASLGGLFDQAGISWALLTGSTPAEDREDILMRLASGHTDVVFGTHALLEDDVVAHDCGLVIIDEQQRFGVDQRKRLIEKGRNADALFMTATPIPRTLALALYGNLSLSYLRQVPFDRPPRKTQVVDFRDRGKAYDAALAACRRGEQVYVVCPLVGQKRKADDDKKKDDRDAEEETPSYIESDEDMRQDDQKAAEAEAAFLQSKVFADFKVGLLHGRMDAKAKHAAMEDFRAGQTDVLVCTTVIEVGVDVPNATVMIIEDADRFGLSQLHQLRGRVGRGTKPGEVYLIAATSSEDALERLSAMEATDDGFELAERDLALRREGDILGNRQHGASVLRLVNIVRDGKLIELAHEDAEALLDADPEFETPAMQALVHEVRAWFPHTDEDTTIGG, encoded by the coding sequence ATGCAAGACCGCCTCGCTGCAACGCTCGAGCTTGACGCGCCCGTAACCTCGGTTTCGGGTGTGAGCTCGGGCAGGGCAGCGGGGCTTTCTCGTTTGGGGATCCGCACCGTCCGCGACCTGCTGCAGCACTTCCCGCACCGCTACGTGGACATGTCCCGGATATCCACCATCGAAGGCGCCGGCATCGGCGACAGCGTCACCATCGTGGGCACCATCCACGAGGTGCGTCTCAAGCGACCTCGGCCGCGCCTCAGCCTGACCGAAGTCACCATCGTGGACGGCACAGGCACCCTTATCGCCACGTTCTTCCGCCAGCCCTGGATCGCGAAGACCCTCAAAACCGGCACCCGTGTCAGCGTCGCCGGCACGCTGGAGTTCAATTACGGCTACAAACGCATGACCGCGCCGTTTTTGGACGTGCTTGAGGACGACCAAAACCCCATGTCGGGCCAGATCGTGCCCGTGCACCACGCCACAGGGAAGGTGACGCCGGGCATCATGCGGCTCATCGTACGCAACGCGGTGGATTCCGCCTGGGGCGCATACGACCCGCTGCCCTTGGAGCTGCGCACGAAGTACCGCCTGATGAGCCGCTCGAACGCCTACCGTTCGATCCACTTCCCGCAGGACATGCGCGACGTGCATCAGGCCAGGCGCAGGCTCGCCTACGAAGAAGTGCTCATGCTGCAGATGCACATGCTCATGTCTGCCCGCGACCGCCAGGACGACGGGCCCGCCCACGAGCATGTCTTCGACGGGCCATATTCCGAAGCGCTCATGAAGGCGCTGCCTTTCTCGCTCACATCCGACCAGGAACGGGCCGTGGCCGAAATCCAGATGCGCATGGCGCAGCCGAAGGTCATGTCCCACATGCTGCTGGGCGACGTGGGCACGGGCAAGACGGCCGTGGCGGGATTCGCCATCGCAGCCGCCGCCGACGCGCGCTTCCAAACGTTCATGATGGCGCCCACCGAGGTGCTGGCAACCCAGTACGCCGCATCCTTGGGCGGGCTTTTTGACCAGGCGGGCATCAGTTGGGCGCTGCTGACGGGTTCCACCCCTGCGGAGGACCGTGAGGACATCCTCATGCGTCTGGCCTCGGGGCATACCGACGTCGTCTTCGGCACCCATGCGCTTTTGGAAGACGATGTGGTGGCGCACGACTGCGGGCTGGTCATCATCGACGAGCAGCAGCGATTCGGCGTCGATCAGCGCAAACGGCTCATCGAGAAGGGCCGCAACGCCGATGCCCTGTTCATGACGGCCACGCCCATTCCGCGCACGCTGGCTCTGGCGCTCTACGGCAATCTGTCGCTGTCGTACCTGCGCCAGGTTCCCTTCGACCGTCCGCCCCGCAAAACCCAGGTGGTGGATTTCCGCGACCGGGGCAAGGCCTACGACGCGGCTCTTGCCGCCTGCCGCCGTGGCGAGCAGGTGTATGTGGTCTGCCCGCTGGTGGGGCAGAAGCGCAAGGCCGACGACGACAAGAAGAAGGACGACCGGGACGCCGAGGAAGAGACGCCTTCCTACATCGAGTCCGACGAGGACATGCGGCAGGACGACCAGAAGGCCGCCGAGGCCGAGGCTGCGTTTCTGCAGTCGAAGGTGTTCGCAGACTTCAAGGTGGGGCTGCTCCACGGTCGCATGGATGCCAAAGCGAAGCATGCTGCCATGGAGGATTTCCGGGCGGGGCAGACCGACGTGCTGGTGTGCACCACCGTCATCGAGGTGGGCGTGGACGTTCCCAACGCCACGGTCATGATCATCGAAGACGCCGACCGGTTCGGCCTGTCGCAGCTGCACCAGCTGCGCGGGCGCGTCGGGCGTGGGACGAAGCCGGGCGAGGTGTACCTGATCGCCGCCACGTCGTCGGAAGACGCGCTGGAGCGCCTGTCGGCCATGGAGGCCACCGACGACGGCTTCGAGCTGGCCGAACGTGACCTGGCGCTGCGCCGTGAGGGCGACATCCTGGGCAACCGGCAGCACGGCGCTTCGGTCCTGCGGCTGGTGAACATCGTGCGTGACGGGAAGCTCATCGAGCTGGCCCACGAAGACGCCGAAGCCCTGCTGGACGCCGACCCCGAATTCGAGACGCCTGCCATGCAGGCGCTGGTCCACGAGGTGCGGGCGTGGTTCCCGCATACCGACGAAGATACGACGATTGGAGGATGA
- a CDS encoding DAK2 domain-containing protein yields MSEITTSSVLNAIAVAAKTLESRKDEVNRLNVFPVPDGDTGTNMSLTLQMVVKNVAKLPIGSTGAEIRKAITTGALMGARGNSGVITSQILRGLCEGLEGVEELDVNAIDSALDSARTVAFQAVRKPVEGTILTVIKDAAASARKAKRKKMSVEDALETVVKDAYASVQNTPELLPVLKENGVVDAGGYGLAILLDAFVASLLGKEGFTEDAISFARPAPKVAIEQIDDWDPDSAFRYCTEFLVHSDTVDVDEAKAFLPTMGDCDLMVGMHPNFKVHVHSNRPDQVLGWFLDHDSQISEVHVHNMGLQSEERTEKIEAERAAEHKTVGIVAVAPGSGNAKILESLGVDVVVSGGQTMNPSTADLLEAANKVNADQVIIMPNNSNIVMAAQAACQVSEKPCIVVPTKTVPQSFSAMFGFNPEATLEENAEAMAEAFADTKTGEVTHAIKDSKDAHGNPIKNGDVIGIADGSIECVGSSLEDVVLDLLEVMEADDADTATILAGADYSDEELEALVARIEETYEDLEVESHRGEQPLYPIVFSVE; encoded by the coding sequence ATGAGCGAGATAACTACGAGCAGCGTGCTCAACGCTATTGCTGTGGCTGCAAAGACGCTTGAAAGCCGTAAGGACGAGGTCAACAGGCTCAACGTGTTCCCCGTGCCCGACGGCGACACCGGCACCAACATGTCTTTGACCCTGCAGATGGTGGTCAAGAACGTTGCCAAGCTTCCCATTGGTTCTACCGGCGCCGAAATCCGCAAGGCCATCACCACCGGTGCCCTTATGGGTGCACGCGGTAACTCCGGCGTCATCACCTCGCAGATCCTGCGCGGTCTGTGCGAGGGTCTCGAAGGCGTCGAGGAGCTCGACGTCAACGCCATCGACTCCGCTCTGGACAGCGCCCGTACCGTGGCGTTCCAAGCTGTGCGCAAGCCGGTCGAAGGCACCATCCTCACCGTCATCAAGGATGCGGCCGCTTCCGCCCGCAAGGCGAAGCGCAAGAAGATGTCCGTGGAAGACGCCCTGGAAACCGTCGTCAAGGACGCGTACGCTTCCGTCCAGAACACGCCTGAGCTGCTGCCGGTCCTGAAAGAGAACGGCGTGGTGGACGCGGGCGGCTACGGTCTGGCCATCCTGCTGGACGCTTTCGTGGCATCGCTTCTTGGTAAGGAGGGCTTCACCGAGGATGCGATTTCCTTCGCACGCCCCGCACCCAAGGTCGCAATCGAGCAGATCGACGACTGGGATCCCGATTCGGCGTTCCGCTACTGCACCGAGTTCTTGGTCCACTCCGACACCGTCGACGTGGACGAGGCCAAGGCGTTTTTGCCCACCATGGGCGACTGCGACCTGATGGTCGGCATGCATCCCAACTTCAAGGTGCATGTGCACTCCAACCGTCCCGACCAGGTGCTGGGATGGTTCCTCGACCATGACTCCCAGATTTCCGAGGTCCACGTCCACAACATGGGCCTGCAGAGCGAAGAGCGCACCGAGAAGATCGAGGCCGAACGCGCCGCCGAGCACAAGACCGTCGGCATCGTCGCCGTGGCTCCGGGCTCCGGCAACGCCAAGATTCTGGAATCCCTCGGCGTGGACGTCGTCGTCTCCGGCGGCCAGACCATGAACCCCTCCACGGCGGATCTGCTGGAGGCTGCCAACAAGGTCAACGCCGACCAGGTCATCATCATGCCGAACAACAGCAACATCGTCATGGCCGCCCAGGCTGCCTGCCAGGTCTCCGAGAAACCCTGCATCGTGGTTCCCACCAAGACCGTCCCGCAGTCCTTCAGCGCCATGTTCGGCTTCAATCCCGAAGCCACCTTGGAGGAGAACGCCGAGGCCATGGCCGAGGCATTCGCCGACACCAAGACCGGCGAAGTGACCCATGCCATCAAAGATTCCAAGGACGCCCATGGCAACCCCATCAAGAACGGGGACGTCATCGGCATCGCCGACGGCTCCATCGAGTGCGTGGGTTCCTCTCTGGAAGATGTGGTTCTGGACCTGCTTGAAGTCATGGAGGCTGACGACGCCGACACTGCCACCATCCTGGCCGGTGCCGACTACTCCGACGAGGAGCTCGAAGCCCTGGTCGCCCGCATCGAAGAGACCTACGAGGACCTCGAGGTCGAGTCCCACCGCGGCGAGCAGCCGCTGTACCCGATCGTGTTCTCCGTCGAATAG
- the plsX gene encoding phosphate acyltransferase PlsX has translation MDKVTICVDAMGGDNAPGVVLEGVEAALRADEDLEVILVGPQDVVETFADGHDRCTAAFASEVIEMGEHPANAVRSKKDSSIVVGCNLVKEGKGDGFFSAGSTGAVLAGGVLRIGRIKGVKRPALCTIIPSPVRPVVMADVGANADCKPEYLVQFAHMATIYAEKIIGIDNPNVALLNIGSEEAKGSQFAQEAFALMKEQVPNFVGNAEGNDIIPANYDVFITDGFTGNMVLKTIEGTAKTLFKSVKGVMMSSTPRKLAGLVLKGGLKELADSISSDTYGGAPLLGVKGACIVGHGSSNATAIKNGVLITAKIARQKVPDLIAEAIAR, from the coding sequence ATGGATAAAGTAACCATCTGCGTTGATGCCATGGGTGGCGACAACGCTCCTGGCGTCGTTCTCGAGGGCGTCGAGGCCGCCCTGCGGGCCGACGAGGATCTCGAGGTCATCCTCGTCGGCCCGCAGGACGTTGTCGAAACGTTCGCAGACGGCCACGACCGCTGCACTGCGGCGTTCGCATCCGAGGTCATCGAGATGGGGGAGCACCCCGCCAATGCCGTGCGCAGCAAGAAGGATTCTTCCATCGTGGTTGGCTGCAACCTGGTGAAAGAAGGCAAGGGCGACGGCTTCTTCTCCGCCGGATCCACAGGAGCCGTGCTGGCTGGCGGCGTCCTGAGAATCGGGCGCATCAAGGGCGTCAAGCGCCCGGCGCTTTGCACCATCATCCCGTCTCCCGTCAGGCCTGTCGTCATGGCCGACGTGGGGGCCAACGCCGACTGCAAGCCCGAATACCTGGTTCAGTTCGCCCATATGGCAACCATTTACGCCGAGAAGATCATCGGCATCGACAACCCCAACGTGGCGCTGCTCAACATCGGCTCCGAAGAAGCCAAGGGCTCCCAGTTCGCACAGGAGGCCTTCGCCCTTATGAAGGAGCAGGTGCCCAATTTCGTGGGCAACGCCGAGGGCAATGACATCATCCCTGCAAACTACGACGTGTTCATCACCGACGGCTTCACGGGCAACATGGTGCTCAAAACCATCGAAGGCACGGCCAAAACCCTGTTCAAGAGCGTCAAGGGCGTTATGATGTCGTCCACGCCCCGCAAGTTGGCGGGCTTGGTGCTCAAGGGGGGCCTCAAGGAGCTGGCCGATTCCATCAGTTCCGACACCTACGGCGGAGCCCCGCTTCTGGGCGTCAAGGGCGCCTGTATCGTGGGCCATGGCTCCAGCAATGCCACCGCAATCAAGAACGGCGTGCTCATCACGGCGAAAATCGCCCGTCAGAAGGTCCCTGACCTCATTGCGGAGGCGATTGCCCGATGA
- a CDS encoding YceD family protein — translation MRIEGLVVDVPQALFATAESASYEGIFEIDAIDMGPDVYTPEGPFEWSALLTNVGGAILVSGTVAGSVYTDCARCLEKASFDVEGEIEGYFIIPGQGEAPEDMDEDEFDELPEDNRLDLEPLVMAGIVIDLPLVPLCSEDCKGLCSQCGANLNEGPCGCTHDEEETISASNPFAVLKNIEFEQ, via the coding sequence ATGAGGATCGAGGGTCTGGTAGTAGATGTTCCTCAAGCGCTCTTCGCAACCGCGGAGAGCGCTTCTTATGAGGGCATCTTCGAAATCGATGCAATTGACATGGGTCCCGACGTCTACACGCCGGAAGGTCCCTTCGAATGGAGCGCCCTGCTGACGAACGTCGGCGGCGCCATCCTGGTATCCGGAACGGTTGCCGGCTCGGTGTACACCGACTGCGCGCGTTGCCTGGAGAAGGCGTCCTTCGATGTGGAAGGCGAGATCGAGGGCTACTTCATCATCCCCGGACAAGGTGAGGCCCCCGAGGATATGGACGAAGACGAGTTCGACGAGCTGCCCGAGGACAACCGGCTCGATTTGGAGCCGCTGGTCATGGCGGGCATCGTCATCGACCTGCCGCTCGTTCCGCTGTGCAGCGAGGACTGCAAGGGCCTGTGCAGCCAGTGCGGCGCCAACCTGAACGAAGGCCCGTGCGGATGCACGCATGACGAAGAGGAAACTATCAGCGCAAGCAATCCCTTTGCGGTGTTGAAAAACATAGAATTCGAACAATAG
- the rpmF gene encoding 50S ribosomal protein L32, whose protein sequence is MAVPKRKTGRARTHSRRSANDVAAIPARSTCPQCGQPKLPHRVCGNCGYYGAGSTKREVIEVD, encoded by the coding sequence ATGGCAGTCCCTAAACGTAAGACCGGTCGTGCTCGCACCCATTCTCGCCGCAGCGCCAATGACGTCGCAGCGATCCCCGCACGTTCCACCTGCCCGCAGTGCGGTCAGCCCAAGCTCCCGCATCGCGTGTGCGGCAACTGCGGCTACTACGGGGCCGGCAGCACCAAGCGTGAGGTCATCGAAGTCGACTAA
- the coaD gene encoding pantetheine-phosphate adenylyltransferase yields MKRALVPGTFDPITNGHIDVVERSADIFDEVIVGVAQSRKKGPTFNLDERIALAQEATAHLPNVKVMGFDDLLVNFAKKINAHVIVKGLRAITDFEYEFQMTSMNYALDESIETLFIMSQPQHMYLSSSIVRELAAFHGDIKALVPPCVEKALNEKFMR; encoded by the coding sequence ATGAAGCGGGCTTTGGTACCCGGTACGTTCGACCCGATCACGAACGGCCACATCGACGTGGTCGAAAGGTCGGCGGATATTTTTGACGAAGTGATCGTCGGTGTTGCCCAATCGCGCAAGAAGGGACCCACCTTCAACCTCGACGAGCGCATCGCGTTGGCCCAGGAGGCCACGGCGCATCTGCCCAATGTGAAGGTCATGGGCTTCGACGATCTGCTGGTCAACTTCGCCAAGAAGATAAACGCCCACGTCATCGTCAAGGGCCTGCGAGCCATCACCGACTTCGAGTACGAGTTCCAGATGACCTCCATGAACTACGCGCTGGACGAATCCATCGAGACGCTGTTCATCATGTCCCAGCCGCAGCACATGTACCTTTCGAGCTCCATCGTGCGTGAATTGGCGGCTTTTCATGGTGATATCAAGGCGCTTGTCCCTCCCTGTGTGGAGAAAGCCCTCAATGAGAAGTTCATGCGGTAA
- a CDS encoding Asp23/Gls24 family envelope stress response protein — MTKEISGNLHVSNDVLADLAGYAALRVYGVVGMAAPTVQDGIAKLLPASRLRRGIEITNTAIGVHVDVYVILEYGVNINSVSQNLIESITYDLSTFAQVPIDSIDVHVQGVKIRK; from the coding sequence ATGACCAAAGAGATCTCCGGCAATTTGCATGTTTCCAATGACGTGCTTGCTGACCTGGCTGGTTATGCTGCGCTTCGCGTGTATGGTGTTGTAGGAATGGCTGCCCCGACGGTTCAGGACGGCATCGCAAAGCTGCTTCCTGCAAGCCGTCTGCGCCGTGGCATCGAAATCACCAACACGGCCATCGGTGTTCATGTCGACGTCTACGTCATCCTGGAGTACGGCGTCAACATCAACTCGGTTTCCCAGAACCTGATCGAGAGCATCACCTACGACCTGTCCACCTTCGCACAGGTCCCCATCGACAGCATCGATGTCCACGTTCAGGGCGTGAAGATTCGCAAGTAA